Proteins encoded by one window of Arabidopsis thaliana chromosome 2, partial sequence:
- a CDS encoding transposase-associated domain protein (unknown protein; Has 30201 Blast hits to 17322 proteins in 780 species: Archae - 12; Bacteria - 1396; Metazoa - 17338; Fungi - 3422; Plants - 5037; Viruses - 0; Other Eukaryotes - 2996 (source: NCBI BLink).), with the protein MHRFRPWMDKERFASNSLLTTEYAADLMEFMTLATNQACCLESGMMFCLCRVCNIIHLLIRL; encoded by the coding sequence ATGCATCGTTTTCGGCCATGGATGGATAAGGAGCGATTTGCTTCTAACTCATTGTTGACGACAGAGTATGCGGCCGACCTCATGGAATTCATGACCTTAGCAACAAATCAGGCGTGTTGCTTAGAAAGTGGTATgatgttttgtctttgtcGAGTATGTAATATAATTCATTTATTGATAAGGCTATAG